In a genomic window of Vibrio gigantis:
- the vxrB gene encoding response regulator transcription factor VxrB, which produces MKQTLLLVEDDKNLADGLLVSLEQAGYECLHAELISEVEGYWEQADLVILDRQLPDGDSVDSLPGWKKKKDIPVILLTALVTVKDKVAGLDSGANDYLTKPFAEAELFARIRAQLRLPDAEDQDASKVMAQNLVIDKATREVFFNELEVTLTRTEFDLLLFLASNLGRVFTRDELLDHVWGYNHFPTTRTVDTHVLQLRQKLPGLEIETLRGVGYKMKA; this is translated from the coding sequence GTGAAACAGACATTGCTTCTCGTTGAAGATGATAAAAATTTAGCTGACGGTTTATTAGTTAGCCTTGAGCAAGCTGGATATGAATGTTTGCATGCAGAACTGATCTCTGAAGTTGAAGGCTATTGGGAACAAGCGGATCTAGTTATCTTAGACCGTCAACTCCCTGATGGTGACTCAGTAGATTCACTTCCAGGTTGGAAGAAAAAGAAAGATATCCCTGTCATTTTGCTAACGGCTCTCGTGACAGTAAAAGACAAAGTAGCGGGTCTAGATTCAGGAGCAAATGATTACCTAACTAAGCCTTTTGCAGAAGCCGAATTGTTTGCTCGAATCCGCGCGCAACTAAGACTACCAGATGCTGAAGACCAAGACGCATCGAAAGTGATGGCTCAAAATCTAGTTATCGATAAAGCGACACGAGAAGTGTTTTTCAATGAGCTGGAAGTTACGCTAACGCGTACAGAGTTCGACTTACTACTATTCTTGGCAAGTAACCTAGGCCGTGTATTCACACGTGATGAATTGCTTGACCATGTATGGGGTTACAACCATTTCCCAACGACACGTACGGTTGACACGCACGTTCTGCAACTAAGACAGAAACTGCCGGGTCTAGAAATTGAAACGCTGCGTGGCGTTGGTTACAAGATGAAAGCGTAA